The following is a genomic window from Variovorax paradoxus.
CACCATCGGCGCCATTCGTACCACGCTCAAAAAAGGCGGCTCCGTGTCGCTGGTCGGTTTCGGCACTTTCGCAGTAGGCAAGCGGGCTGCTCGCACGGGCCGCAATCCCCGGACCGGCGACGCGATTAAAATCAAGGCTGCCAAGATTCCGAAGTTCCGTCCGGGCAAGGCGCTGAAAGACGCGCTCAACTAAGACGTAGACTCGGAGAGTTTCCCGGTGGGGTGCTTAGCTCAGTTGGTAGAGCGGCGCCCTTACAAGGCGTAGGTCGGGGGTTCGAGCCCCTCAGCACCCACCACCAGAAACTCAACGAAATCAAGGGCTTAGAGCGATCTAGGCCCTTTTTCTTTGCCTGTTTGCCAGCTTATTTCGCAGCGTAGAACAGCCTTTGCCAACCAAAAACAGCG
Proteins encoded in this region:
- a CDS encoding HU family DNA-binding protein, whose translation is MNKTELIEHIAKNADISKAAATRALESTIGAIRTTLKKGGSVSLVGFGTFAVGKRAARTGRNPRTGDAIKIKAAKIPKFRPGKALKDALN